The following coding sequences lie in one Arachis ipaensis cultivar K30076 chromosome B05, Araip1.1, whole genome shotgun sequence genomic window:
- the LOC107643117 gene encoding protein SEH1: MAKELLILDNGTTCSCWNYCGARLAAGSADGTVSIFDFCDSASSSSLRSSFKFRAHEGNVVKVVWVPPEYGDAVASVSADGVVSLWEEVAQDSQPTQWKFCKSFGSSSSKVLDVQFGTSLNSLKMVVACSDGHVRVYELLDPLELRNWQLQAEFQNVIESVSAFGKALCFSASISWNPQKGGSQESSFLIGFNSNTSELNSSKVWEFDQAHQRWLPVAELALPEEKGDRVYAAAWAPNIGRPYETIAVATQKGLSIWHLGLNPDHNGTLPVERVALLPGHEGMVWQMEWDMSGMTLATTGHDGMVRLWQSNLHGVWHQQAVMEPTA; this comes from the exons ATGGCGAAGGAGCTGTTGATCCTCGACAATGGCACAACTTGCTCTTGTTGGAACTACTGTGGCGCTCGACTCGCTGCTGGCTCCGCCGATGGCACCGTTTCCATCTTCGATTTCTGTGACTccgcttcttcttcctctcttcgcTCCTCTTTCAAATTCAGG GCTCACGAAGGAAATGTCGTGAAGGTTGTTTGGGTTCCTCCTGAATATGGTGATGCGGTTGCTTCTGTTTCTGCTGATGGAGTTGTATCGTTGTGGGAAGAAGTTGCTCAAG ATTCACAACCTACTCAATGGAAATTTTGCAAAAGCTTCGGGAGTAGTTCAAGCAAAGTCCTTGATGTTCAATTTGGGACCTCTTTGAATAGTTTGAAAATG GTTGTTGCATGCTCAGATGGTCATGTGAGAGTTTATGAGCTATTGGATCCATTGGAACTGAGAAATTGGCAGCTTCAG GCTGAATTCCAGAATGTCATCGAGTCAGTGTCTGCATTTGGAAAGGCTTTGTGCTTCTCtgcctccatatcttggaacccGCAAAAAGGTGGAAGCCAAGAATCCAGCTTCCTTATAGGTTTTAATTCCAATACATCCGAGCTTAATTCTTCTAAG GTTTGGGAATTTGATCAGGCTCACCAGAGATGGTTGCCAGTGGCAGAATTGGCACTGCCAGAGGAAAAGGGTGATCGGGTTTATGCTGCAGCATGGGCACCAAATATTGGCAG GCCATATGAAACTATTGCTGTTGCAACTCAAAAGGGACTTTCAATATGGCACCTTGGATTAAACCCTGATCATAATGGGACACTTCCAGTGGAAAGAGTTGCACTATTGCCAGGACATGAAGGCATG GTGTGGCAGATGGAATGGGATATGAGCGGAATGACGTTGGCTACTACAGGTCACGATGGAATGGTCAGATTATGGCAATCTAACCTCCACGGCGTTTGGCATCAGCAAGCTGTGATGGAACCCACTGCTTAG
- the LOC107643118 gene encoding probable WRKY transcription factor 41 has product MECEGSWEKSELKSELVQGMEVARKLKAELELESSADNRDLLVDKILSSYDKALLILRWSGSVSKPHTLHQSTKTSPPHSPLPHNHQQELKHSSQKRKMISKWVNQVKVNSENGFEGSHEDGYSWRKYGQKDILGSKYPRSYYRCTFRNTKDCWATKQVQRSEDNPNIFEITYKGSHTCSKGKKNAAMSAKSPDIQEPQEHHTNFQNMLSVTAAKPGNEEMACSFTSPSTSSGCRTQENQNLLPSILENNPFLGSLSQTHLLLPNTPESNYFPSPFCANELDGIYSNRCSEFDVSEIISAHTSATNPPIFDFDFSLDPLELGQNFRFNASRFSH; this is encoded by the exons ATGGAGTGTGAAGGGAGTTGGGAGAAGAGCGAATTGAAAAGTGAGCTTGTTCAAGGGATGGAGGTAGCAAGAAAGCTTAAGGCAGAGTTAGAGTTAGAATCTAGTGCTGACAATAGGGACTTGCTGGTGGACAAAATattatcttcttatgacaaagcTCTATTGATCCTAAGATGGAGTGGATCAGTTTCCAAGCCCCACACATTGCATCAATCAACTAAAACCTCCCCACCACACTCCCCTCTACCCCACAATCATCAACAGGAACTTAAACACTCTTCACAGAAAAG AAAAATGATTTCTAAATGGGTGAATCAGGTTAAGGTGAATTCTGAGAATGGCTTTGAAGGATCCCATGAAGATGGGTACAGCTGGAGAAAATATGGACAGAAAGACATCCTTGGTTCCAAATATCCAAG AAGTTACTATAGGTGCACCTTCCGCAACACTAAGGATTGCTGGGCAACCAAGCAAGTGCAGAGATCAGAGGATAATCCCAATATATTTGAAATAACTTATAAAGGAAGCCATACCTGTTCCAAGGGGAAGAAGAATGCTGCTATGTCAGCAAAGTCACCAGACATACAAGAACCACAAGAACACCATACAAACTTCCAAAACATGTTGTCAGTCACTGCGGCTAAGCCGGGAAACGAAGAAATGGCATGTTCTTTCACTTCCCCATCGACCTCCTCTGGATGCAGGACACAAGAAAACCAGAACTTGCTTCCTTCAATTCTAGAGAATAATCCCTTCTTGGGCAGTCTTTCACAAACACATTTGTTATTACCAAACACACCAGAATCAAACTATTTTCCATCTCCTTTCTGCGCAAATGAGCTTGATGGGATCTACAGCAATCGATGCTCGGAATTCGATGTTTCTGAGATCATTTCCGCCCATACATCAGCCACCAATCCTCCAATTTTCGATTTTGATTTCTCGCTTGATCCACTGGAACTTGGCCAAAATTTCCGTTTCAATGCCTCCAGATTTTCTCACTAA
- the LOC107640255 gene encoding uncharacterized protein LOC107640255, producing the protein MEGRETNLANEDDRKRLKAKRVIFFDDADIKGGLEAYRKSVIERILADKAFIVGTMKLAMYAIWRQPEGFRVIDHGGNTFQFFFEKQDLIRVEKDIPWLLKNYILNIKRWNKEMEIDIEEFSYVPIWIQLWRLPEYCKTCELGQKIGDIVREVLDVENFFMRGKEARVMKVKVNLDVTQKLKKIVTIVGPNKKIMEIQLKYERIGCFCSCCGHLGHEARSCNNWLDNSTSEDSREKEWSD; encoded by the coding sequence ATGGAAGGAAGGGAGACAAACTTGGCTAATGAGGATGATCGTAAAAGGCTTAAAGCAAAAAGGGTAATCTTCTTTGATGATGCTGACATTAAAGGAGGTTTGGAAGCATATAGAAAAAGTGTGATTGAAAGGATCCTCGCAGACAAAGCATTCATAGTTGGTACGATGAAACTAGCAATGTATGCTATATGGAGACAACCGGAGGGTTTTAGAGTCATTGATCATGGAGGTAATACATTCCAGTTCTTCTTTGAAAAACAAGATCTAATCCGGGTAGAAAAGGATATCCCATGGCTCCTCAAAAACTATATCTTGAATATTAAAAGATGGAATAAGGAGATGGAGATTGACATAGAAGAATTCTCTTATGTTCCGATATGGATTCAATTGTGGAGACTGCCAGAATATTGTAAAACATGTGAACTGGGACAAAAAATTGGAGATATAGTGAGAGAGGTCCTAGATGTTGAAAATTTTTTCATGAGGGGGAAGGAGGCAAGGGTGATGAAAGTAAAAGTTAACTTAGATGTAACACAGAAATTGAAGAAAATAGTCACCATAGTAGGTCCTAATAAGAAAATTATGGAGATCCAATTAAAATATGAACGCATAGGATGCTTTTGTTCCTGTTGCGGACATTTGGGGCACGAGGCAAGGAGTTGTAATAATTGGCTGGATAATTCAACTAGTGAAGACAGCAGAGAGAAAGAATGGAGTGACTGA